GCGGATGCTCTCTTTTGGAAGCCAACCTCCCTTAGAAGCTTTTAAAAATAACTTAGAATTAGCTACCGCTTTGCGCATCAAGTTTTTCTCTCCAGACACCACGGCTTATCGTTTAATCAATGGTGAAGGGGATTTTCTACCAGGACTCATCGTCGATCGGTATGAGAAGGGATTTGTGGTGCAGATCTCGACTTTAGGAATGGAAAATCTGAAGCCTTACTTATTGGATTATCTTATAGAGACTTTTCAACCCACGTTTATCTATGAAAAATCTCTACTGCCTTCTCGAAAAGAAGAAGGGCTGAAAGCCACAGAGCAGTTGCTGTATGGAAAATTAGAAGAAGAAGTAAGCATTCGCGAGAATGGAATAAAGTTTTTAGTAAATCCTGTGCAAGGGCAAAAAACAGGCTTTTTTTTAGATCATCGTGAGATGCGTGCTCAAGTGAAGAATTTGTCCAAAGATAAACGTATTTTAAATTGTTTTGCCTATACGGGTGGATTTAGTCTCTATGCAGCTGCCGGCGGAGCTAAACAAGTAGATTCTGTCGATATTTCTAAGGTAGCTTTGCACCTTGCCCAAAAGAATGCAGAGTTAAATGATGTTACTTCTTGCATGCACTTTTATCCTAAAGACGTTTTTCAATTCTTAAGGGAATCCTCTTTAGACTACAATTTGATTATCTTAGATCCCCCCGCCTTTGCAAAACATCGCAAAGATATTATTCCGGCTTGTAGAGGGTATAAAGATATCAATCGCATAGCCTTGCAAAAAATGCCTTCTCAAAGCTTATTGTTAACATCATCCTGTTCTTATTATGTTAACGAACAACTCTTTCAAAAAGTTGTTTTTCAAGCGGCAGTTGAAGCCCGGCGCCAAGTGCGTATTATTGGCAGACACCGCTTAGGGATCGATCATCCTCTTAATATTTATCATCCAGAAGGAGATTATTTAAAAAGCCTGTGGTTATATGTGGAATAAAGCTTATCTAGCCAATATAAAAGCTTTAAAGGAGAGCTAACAAGCGGCAGTCAGGTTATGCTGTATTAGCTATCTATTTAATTTAAATGTTAGAGAATGAGCATCCTTATAGTTTCATAGGATCAACGGCTTTTTTTATGCAATCCTGGCCTCAAAAGCGTTTGTATAGAGCTAGAAATAATTAATTTTTGGGGATTAAAACCGGGAAAGTTTCTTCAAACTTTGTTTCCTTCATGCTAAATGGTATTTAGAGGGCTTTAAGAGGCGAACTTTTAAGAGTTTTCCTAGAAGAGTTTTTAAAGCATAAGTAATTCTACTCTTGCTGGGATATCCAGCAATGTAGATAATGAGACCATAAGAAAAATTACTTCTATTAATCCGCACTGCAATCAGACAGGACAGAAGAATTGACCATGTGGTATAATCAAAAATTTTTCAGTAATGCTCTATCGAGTTTGGTGATCCTGTTAACATTATTTATAGGTTTTCAGCTTTTCCCTTTCTTTAAATTAGTTTTTCAGTTTGTTACCACCCTTTTGCTGCCTATAATCATTGCTGGCTTATTTTATTATATCTTCCGCCCTGTTGTAAGATATCTTGACCAAACTAAAATCCCTCGTTATTTGGTTATCATTTTTATTTACTTGTTCATGATAATAGCCGGTAGCCTATTGATTAGTATCGTATGGCCTTACATTGAGGGACAAATCACGGCTTTCAGATCTTTTCCTCAACAAAAGCTTAAAGAAGTAGAAAATAAAACTGTCGACTTGATGAATGTGTTTAATTTTTATTCTCTTTCTCCTGAGCAATTAAGGAATTTATTTTACCATTATCTTCGAGAAATAACGCAATGGGCTAGCGGGGGAATCATGAGCAGTATAAGCTCTTTAACCACGGTCGCCTCTTATTTCATTATCACTCCTTTTATTTTGTATTATTTTTTAAAAGATGATCAGCATGCTTCTGAGAAATTTATAAGCCATGTTCCTATTATTTATAAAAAAAGAGTCTCAAAAGCGCTAAATGATATAGATGAAATATTATCTAGCTATATTAGTGGGCAGGTAATCATTGCTTTTATCGTGGGTGTTTTAGTTTTTATCGGTTATACAGGAATTGGATTAGATTATGCATTTTTACTTGCTATAATCGCAGGTCTTTTTAATTTAATTCCTTTTTTTGGAACGCTTATTTCGACATTACCTGCTCTACTTGTAGGATTAACATCCACTCCTTTCATGGGCTTAAAAGTGCTAGCAATTGTTTTGATGGTCCATTTAATAGATTTAAACTTAATTTCGCCACGGATAGTAGGAAAGCGCCTGAATATCCATCCTATTACAATTATTATCCTTTTAGCTACAAGTGCTTCATTGTTTGGATTTTGGAGCCTTTTTTTTATTGTGCCTCTCTATGCTATCCTCAAAACGCTGAGTTTAGACCTTTGGGAAAGAAATATAGCCGAAAAAGTGGCTGATTAGCTTAAATGAATGGATATCATCCATTTATGTATGCTTTTAAATAATATTTGCAAAAGAGCTGTATATTTTTTAACATTTAATATACAGATCAAATTAAACATGAATGTCAATCTAAATAAATCAAGGAGAACCTCGATGAAAAATCTTTTCAAATTGTCTTTAGCTACTATGACTGTTCTAGCTGGCGCTTCTATGCTGCATGCGCAAGCTGTAACTTCACAGGAGGGGCTTTCTAACCTAGAAAAATCCTCTTACCTTAACTCTGCTCCTTCCCAAACAGAAATAAAAAATTCTTCTGGGAATGCAGGTGTTGTTCAAACTCCAGGACCTTCTGCTGCCCAAACTTATACACAACCATCAAATCTTCCAAGACACTCCGATGCAAAGATTAGTTATAGCGAAACTAAAAAAACTGCTGCTTGGACAGATGGAGATATTTCCCAAAAAATTCGTTGGGCGATTAAAGATGATAAAAAACTTTCTTCCTATGCTAAAACTGCAGAAGTTAGTGTAAATAATGGGAATGTGATTATAGCAGGCTCTGTAAATAGCGAAGATGAGAAAAATCATGTCGCTTCAATAGCTCGTCAAGTTCCTGGCGTGAAAAGTGTTTCAAATAACCTTGTAATTGCAAATAGCAAATAATGAGGGATAGGCTGCTAGGGAAAGTTATGCTTGAACTAGCAGCATTTTTTCCAAAGAAATCAAGGAATAATAAATGGATAGTCATGTGATTTACATAGTTTGTGCCGTGTCAGCTACACTAATATTTAGTATTATAGCTTTTTTCTTAGTTAAAGCTCTTAAAGCCGTGCTCGAATCCGTTCAACATGTTAATTCCAGCCTATTTCGAAT
This genomic interval from Neochlamydia sp. AcF84 contains the following:
- a CDS encoding class I SAM-dependent rRNA methyltransferase; the protein is MLVKKVTLKVGKEKAILNRHPWIFSGAVAHLPQNLCGEILPVYSHQGDLLGSAYFNSKAKIFGRMLSFGSQPPLEAFKNNLELATALRIKFFSPDTTAYRLINGEGDFLPGLIVDRYEKGFVVQISTLGMENLKPYLLDYLIETFQPTFIYEKSLLPSRKEEGLKATEQLLYGKLEEEVSIRENGIKFLVNPVQGQKTGFFLDHREMRAQVKNLSKDKRILNCFAYTGGFSLYAAAGGAKQVDSVDISKVALHLAQKNAELNDVTSCMHFYPKDVFQFLRESSLDYNLIILDPPAFAKHRKDIIPACRGYKDINRIALQKMPSQSLLLTSSCSYYVNEQLFQKVVFQAAVEARRQVRIIGRHRLGIDHPLNIYHPEGDYLKSLWLYVE
- a CDS encoding AI-2E family transporter; this translates as MWYNQKFFSNALSSLVILLTLFIGFQLFPFFKLVFQFVTTLLLPIIIAGLFYYIFRPVVRYLDQTKIPRYLVIIFIYLFMIIAGSLLISIVWPYIEGQITAFRSFPQQKLKEVENKTVDLMNVFNFYSLSPEQLRNLFYHYLREITQWASGGIMSSISSLTTVASYFIITPFILYYFLKDDQHASEKFISHVPIIYKKRVSKALNDIDEILSSYISGQVIIAFIVGVLVFIGYTGIGLDYAFLLAIIAGLFNLIPFFGTLISTLPALLVGLTSTPFMGLKVLAIVLMVHLIDLNLISPRIVGKRLNIHPITIIILLATSASLFGFWSLFFIVPLYAILKTLSLDLWERNIAEKVAD
- a CDS encoding BON domain-containing protein, whose protein sequence is MKNLFKLSLATMTVLAGASMLHAQAVTSQEGLSNLEKSSYLNSAPSQTEIKNSSGNAGVVQTPGPSAAQTYTQPSNLPRHSDAKISYSETKKTAAWTDGDISQKIRWAIKDDKKLSSYAKTAEVSVNNGNVIIAGSVNSEDEKNHVASIARQVPGVKSVSNNLVIANSK